The window CATTTCCAGCTCATGCCCTTGAGAGGAAAGGGCATGTGCTTCTCCTGCCATTCTCTGCTCTTCCCGGGCTGGGATGCATATGTGATGGTGGGAGCTAAAGCAACCACTCTATCCAGAATTGGAAGGTGCACATGAAGGAGAGCACTGCTGCCTGACTGTATCTGGACCATCTCCCTCTAGACGGTTAAGCTAGAAACAAGCTTGTCTTGCTTAAAACCACTATATTTCAGGGTGTCTTAATTAGAGCAGCTGAGAATCTAACCAATACATCCCCTGCCCTCATGAGGCGAAGAGGAATGAGATGACACACGGCTGGCCTTAAAGTCcctcctgggcccagggcagccccacgGGCCCTTCCTGGTTCTAGCCAGACCCAAGGAGGGGTGCAAGGGTGTCTCTAGCAGAGACAGTgcggagctggggctggggttcCAGTGGGAAGGGGTGATGGGGAACCTCctccccccccacgccccctctCAGGCCCCACCTACTAGGCTGCCTGATGGTCCAGTCTCTGGCTCCCATCTCACCCTGAGAACTAGACTCTTGGCCTTGCAGGGACTGACTGGGTAGCCCgtaacacagaaatataaaaagaaagaaggaatgtcGAGGCCAGGTTTGGAACCAAAAGGAAGACTCCGCAGGCTTCCGCAGACCCCCTGCCTACCCCGCAGGTGCTATCCGGCGATGCAGGGGTGGCCCATGGGGCAGAGTTCTCAGCTCCCTGCGGCTCAGCTCTTGAGGACACTGGGCTTCCTCCCAGCCTGCCGCtgtttctcctcccctcccacctcggtgtcccctctccctcctggacCCAAATGTGTCTATTTACAGAGCCTCAGGACCTCCTGGCACGCCCACTTTTCCGCTGCAGGTCCAAAGCCCCAGGAGGTCACATGGTAGGTTTCTCCCTGGCAGGGGCTGCAGCTCCCGCTTGGCTGCCCTGGGGAGTTCCTGCAGgttcccttccccaccctgcccgCCCTCCCTTGCCACCCAGTAACCATCACGCACTCTCTGCTGGCACCTCCCAGCCACAGCACTCCTGGTGGACGGAGGGGCCCGACTCCCCTCTCCCgatgaggaaggaaggatgtTTTGTGAGCTCACAGGCCTGACCCTTGCTTGATTCCCAAGGGCCTGAGCAGGGAAGACTCCTCCGCCCATCCACTCCCGGTCCTCTGAAGAACCAGCCAGacagcagagggaggcagggaagcatCAGGGGGGCCGCCGCCACTCCCCCCACCTGCCACCGGCCCTCTAAGATCATGCAGCCTTAGCCTTCGACCACATCCAATTTGCCCCTGGCGGGTGGCCTTCCCTCGGGACCCCTGTTCCGCCGCCCACCTTCCGCGGTGCTCTTGGGCTCCTGGTAGGGGTTGTCCAGCAGGTAGCGGAACTGGGCGTAGTTGTTGAGCAGGTACTTCGGGGCGTACATGTGCTCGCTGGGGTCGGCCGGCGGGTACTCCTGCTGCGTGCCGTCGAACCAGCCCCCGGTGCGGATCAAGCTGCGGATGTAGTTGAGGTCCCGCTTGTCCTCGTAGTCGCCCCAGCGGGGGAAGTCGCCGTTCTGGGCGGACACGAGCTTGAAGTAGATGCCCTCGGGCGTGAAGCACCAGGAGCAGTGCCAGCCGGCGAAGTGCAGGGGGCTGCCGAGCGACCACTGCACCAGGATGTGGCCCGTGCGGTTCTCGTACTGCCGGAAGTTGGGCATCGTGTAGTACTGGCGGCGGCGCAGGCGGATGCCATCCAGCCCGTACACCGTCTGCAGCATGTCCACCGTGCAGCCCGACACCACCTCCAGGGTGCCCGGCTGCTTCCAGAAGAAGCCGTACAGCGACTTGCGCATGTGGAAGGCGAAGGGCTCGGTCCAGCCGTCGTACAGCTTGAGGAAGAGCACGCCGTCGCGGGCCGGGATCTCGTCGGCGTCGTCGATGATGAAGACGTCGTCGGGCCGCAGGTTGCGCAGCCGCGACACGCCGTCCTGGGTCAGGAAGGTGCGCAGGTAGTCGTCGGCGATCCAGCCGTCCTGCCGCCCGCCCAGCGGGAAGTGGTCCAGGAAGACGTAGAGCACCTTGTGCCGGATGTACTCGAAGGTGCCGTTGGTCAGCATCTCCCGGAACTTGAGCGGCCGCGGCTCCCCGTAGGCCGTGAAGTTGGACTCGCACACCACGAAGGCGTCCACCACGTCGCCCAGCTCGTGGAAGCGCACGTCCAGCAGGTCGAACTCGTGGTTGATGTTGATGGCGTTGATGACGCGCCGCGGCACCTCGCGGGGCACCAGGCGCTCCTTGGTGGGCAGGTTGGAGTACTGCACCACGGTGGGCACGCCGCAGCTCGGCCCGTGCCAGCCCGGCAGGCACACGCACTCCACCCACTTGCGCCGCGCGCCGCGGGCCCCCGGGCGCTCGCGGGTGCTCAGCAGgtgccgggccgggccgcgggccGGGGAGCCGTCGGCGCCCTCGGCCTTCTCCTCGGGCCGCCCCGAGAGGGGCCTCTCCAGCATCTTGGTGCCCGGTTTGAAGCAGACGCCCCCGGCCTTGGTGCGCACGAAGTACTCGGTGGTGTCCTCGGGCAGCACGAAGTCCACCCGGTGGAGCTCCTCGGTGGCCTTGCTCGGAGACAGCGGCTGCAGCAGGGGCGAGTGCGAATAGAGCGGCGTTCGCAGCAGGTCAGGGCTGCCCGGCTCCGGGCTGGCCTGGGGCGTGACGGGGGCATTGTTCCAGAAGAAGCTGGACACGAGGTTCGGGCTCAGGGAGGCCAGTTCCCGGGGGAAAGTGACATAGGACAGGGTCTTAAAGAAGTGCAGGAAGGAGATGAGGCACAGGCCGGCCATACAGAACATGAGAAAGAGCTTGTAGCGTCTCATCTTCATCCTGCAGTAAGGGGGGAGAGAGCAGACAGGTCAGGGGGCTGCAGACCTGGGTGAGGAGAGCCTGAGGCCCCTCTCCTAAGGAAGGGAACCCGAGGAGGCCTTCGCTGCCACCCAGTCTGTGCACCTCCCAGCTGGTGCCTGGCGCTCCTGCAGGAAGTcacctcctgtccccaccccacccccccggaGTTCAGCCTGAGAGTCCAACTCACTGTACCAAGTACCCCGGGAAGGCAAGGCATCGACGAAATTCCCCTCCTGGTCAGGACCTCCTCCCCGTTGCCACAGCCCTCCTTCCCCAGAGACTACCAGGTCATCACACTCACCCCCTCTGCAGCCTGATCCTCCACCTGGCCTGCCCACTCTGACCAGACCAGCTGCATCGCTAGACTTTGCTCCAGGAACAGTGCAGTCTGGGAAAAGCTCAGCTCTGCAGTGCAGAACCTGCCCCAAGGGAGGGGGAGAGTGGGCTGCAGGCTGCCAACATGGGTCCCCTCCCTGACCTGCCCAcggagcttttcttttttttccttctctttctttttttttttttttgtgtgtgtgtgtgtgtgtgtcagtatgTTGACAAATCTTTCTAATTCCTTTTCACTGAAAGAATTCACAGGTTTCAAGGAAACACATCTAACActtaaaagaataagtaaaagtTCCCCTCCGTTACCGATCTCCAGGCATAAGGTGTGTTGCTGGTTTGATATGCAAGATTTCTGTCCTTGATTtcctatttttcataaatattaccTAATGGACACCAACTACAATCAAGTTGTTTTCCACGATCAATGATAAGAGATTTTCGTATCAGTAGTAATAGATCTACCATTTCGTTTTAAATCCCACACAATATTCCATGGTTATTTTGAATGAATCACTCTCTATTCATGAGTGACTCATGAGTATAACCATTCTCTCTATTCACTTAAACAGTTCGATTTATCAATTAGTTTGTGGCTGTGGAATGGAGAGCCTTGTATATTGCTTTTTACAATTGAAGTGAACTTTCTATTATGGAATATTCGTAGCATatcagaaaagttgcaaagagagTACAGAGGGTTCCTTAGACTCCTCGCTCGGTCTCCCCCCAGGGCTAGTGTCTTACATCACCATGGTACGCTTGTCATACCTTGAAAATTGAAACGGCCACATTATGATTAACTAAAGTCTATACTTTATTCAGGTGTGCTACTTATTTCACAAATGAACCTGTGGAGCAAGAGAGAACTGCTGACTATAATCCTCCAGCTTGTTTTGTCTTAGAGCCCAGTgaggtgggcaggcaggctggGAGGCTACACCCATTGGGCCAAGTAGGACCTGGATGACCTACTGAGTTTCAGGAAGGGCTAGGATAGAAACTGGCCTTTGGCCGCTGGTGTATAATCATTTCCCCTTCCATGCATCCCCCATGAGTAAGGCACTGTCCTTCCATGTAGAACATTCTTTCCTTTCAGATGTTCCTTTCTTTGGCTTCTCCTTACTTCTCTGGGTCATTTGGGCACCTTGCTGCCATACCCTCCCCTGCACTTCCTAACTCTGCATACAGCAGGGGAGAGTGGAAGGATGCACACCTGGCCTCAAACTTCTGTGAccttaaagaacaaaacaaaacaaaaaacttctgtgACCTTAAGCAAGGCTCCTTGCCattctaaacctcagtttctacACCTGTGAAATGGGTACAGCATTCCTGGTGGgcagcaggtgcttaataaactTCGGTCGTTTCAAGGCTGGAAGATTCCAACATAATTTTCTCTAAGCTATGTGGTTACAAGGCACAGATTCATGAAATGTTTGATCGAGAACAAATTTTAAGACCACCTCCtctaatcttttaattttatagaggaggaaaccagGACCTAGAGGACTTCAGGAAGCTGCTTGATGTTACAAAGCTGGGGCAGGATCCTGGGTGGCTTGACTCCTGGGCTACACCCTGTTCCCAGCCTCACCTTGGTGGGGAGTCCTGAGCAAACTAATGAGCCATGGAGTCGCCACCAATGGCGACTGGCCAGGGTACTTGGTGCTGTCATGTCCATCCAGTTTGAATACCTGGCTCTCCTGGAGCCTGCCCCAGCTGACTGGAGACAGTCTGGCAGGACAATCGGGGGTGGGGACCTCTGCTAAATGTCAGCTgtcccagggcagggggtggggggctggtctCCACTGGCTTTTGAGAaggcgggagggaggggctgctccttggcaacattttattttttttattttttattttttttattttttttttttttttttcttggcaacaTTTTAAAGTAGGTCTTCTGGGCTCCTCTCTCTGTAATGGATTCCAGCCCTACCCTGGCCAAGTGAGACCAGGTAGAGGCCAGCTGGGTGAGTGGAGGGGCCAAGGGGTGAGGCCCGATAAAGGAGGGTCGAGGCGTTCTTGCTGTGGCCAAGACCAGGCATAAGGCAAACCTGCAGACTGAGCTGGGCATAGCAGAAGCGTCCAGCATGACCCGCCAGGGGCTCTGAGGACCTGGTAAGGCAGTCCTGATCCTTCTGGTTATTTTTTCCCACTTGGAACCTACCTCTGTGGAACACACACCGACCCTGGCCCTTGTCGGACTGGCCCATGAGCTGTGGAGGGCAGGGCCAGGTTGCCACTCAGATGAACTCCCCTGGCAGCAGTGGCCCTGAGGAGTGCCAAGGGCCGCCATGGCCCCACCCAAGTCACACTGACCCAGCTGCTCCTTGGCTCCCTGGGCAGGCTGGCTTTCAGGATCTGGTTACACCTGGCCAGATGTGCCCTTCGGAGGACAGACCCACCGGTACCTGGGATCTCCCTTTCACTGGGGCTTTTGGACTGAGGCCACTTGATAAGGCCCCAGCCAGGCCTGCTGCTGAGAATCAAGGAACTGTGTGTGGCTCCCTCATTGCTCGGGCTGCTTAGGAGACAGAAGCACCTGGTAGTCGGCCTGTAGCAAGCTAGGGCCTCACAGACCATATTTTCTGGGACACTTTCACTTTCAGCTTCACTCTTACTTTTCTGGGCCCGACCCTTTTTTAATCttatcttcatgtattttgataaGTActtgaaatacctttttttttttttttttttttactgtgtggCATATAAATAGGAAACGGAATAAATAAAGCATTGACTCCTGAGGTCTCATGCAAGTCTCATCCACTTTGGAAGGTTACTGTAaccacccattttacagatagggaaactttTCCCAAAGGCCATTAGGAAGGTGGCTGAGTCAGGACCtggcacccctccctccctcccttcctccttacAGCTGAGATGGATCCCTCCAGGCAGCCCAGCTGTGGGCTAAATCCACAGAACCTAATTAGGCCCCAGCTGGCAGCCTTTCTCCCTCCACTATAAAGCTttgttgagggcagcctgggtggctcagcggttcagcactgccttcagcctagggtgcaatcctggagactggggatcgagtcccatgtcaggctccctgcatggagcctgcttttccctctgcctctctctgtctctcatgaataaataaattaaatcttaaaaaaaaaaaaaaaaaaaagctttgttgaGAATCCATCAGGTGCAACAACAAAACTGATGGTCACTGATGCTTATAAGCCAGTGAATGGCCCGAGCACATTCCACACTAGACATCGTTGGATCCTCTCAATGCGAAGCAAGTACctttatcattcccattttataggtgagaacaCTGGGGCAGAAAGATGATATAACTTGCCCAGTGTCATACAATTAGTAAGGGGTAGACAGTGGGCTTTCACCCACTGGTAAACCTGTCCTGAGCCCCTTCCATCTGCCATGTGCAACCCAAGTAGAGTGACACCAAGAATCTACTGGTGACCAGTGAAAACAACCCAGTAGATGGAACAGCCACTACTACTACCTTTGACCCACACAACACCCCCACAGGGTGCTCACCCGATCCAGATCATCCACTCACACACCAACTGCTTATCAAgagcccactgtgtgccaggcactgtactaagccctgggagcctgggagacGAGGCAGACGAGGACCCCCACCTCCGTGCAGCGTACGCAGGGGTGAGCAGGGCAAGGAAATgcaataaactagaaataaatgagTCAGGTAATACTGCACATTAGAAAGAGTtgtgctgggcagcccgggtgactcagcggtttagcgcctggcttcagcccaggggtgatcctagagacccaggattgagtcccacatcaggctccctgcatggagcctgcttctccctctgcctgtgtctctgcctctctctctctctgtctcttaagaataaataaaatctaaaaaaaaaaaaaaaaaaaaaaaagaattgtgctCCAGAGAAAAATCTGGGTAAAGAATAGGTGGAGTGGGTTCAGTGACAAGCAGGTGCTCAGTGCATGCCTCTCTGAGAAGAGAGAGACTTGAAGACGAcaagggggcaggggaagaagattctgggcagaaggaacagccagTGCTCAGAAGGGAGATGCATGGGATGGGTCCAGATCATGCAGAGCGTGAAGCCTCAGCAGGAAATGTGGTTTTCACGGGAGGATTCTGGGCAGAGGAGGAACATGACCCGACCCTGGTCTGAACAGACTCACTCGAGCTGCTCTGTTGAGAGTACACTGTTGCTGCAGGGAGCGCGGCAAGGAGACCCCGGCATAGTCCAGGTGTGACAGGGGGCGGCTTGAACCACAGTTGGGGATGGGGTGCAGAAAGCGCTCAGATTCCGCTGGATTTGCTGAAGACTTGGATGTGAACTGTGAGCAAGGAGTCAGGACCTAGAAGGATGGAGTCTTTGACTGGGGTGGGGGATGCCCCTCAGCTGCAGAGCTGGCTTTGAGTCAGGCTGTCTCTGCAGGTCCTCACCCTCACCTGGCCTCCCCCCTAGCAGATGCGAACACAGAGGCTGATGAGGGGCAGGGCCAGCCACCTTGAGGGCTAATGGCAGAGCCTAGCTGTTGACCTTGGTCTCTGGATCCAAATCTCACATCCTTCCAGGAGTATGCTTGGTCTAGAAACTTCACAGGATGGAGGGGTGTGGTGAGCAATGCTTTGGATCTGAGGACCCCTTGTGGGCTCTGGGAGGAGGAACTGGTTTGGGGGACATTGTTCAGTTCACcattctccacctcctcctcctgcttcctgacATGCATTAGCTTGAGCCCCTCCAggaactcaggaccccaggaggggtgAGGTGGTCAGGACCTGCCTGGAGAAGCAATTTTAGCTGAGGGAGGACTTGGGTCTCTAATGGGCTGGCCCATTGCCTTCCAAGGCCGACACAGGCAGCTTCCTGAGGGCAAAATCCCTGTCCAGTCATTCCTATTGCTGAGGATGATCTTAGGCAGCTCAGAGGTCATACCTATACCCTTACTCGTTTCAGTaaaattcaccaaatatttatttgatgtttGCTTTGTGTCAGGGCCAGCATCTCCTGAAACCAAGTGTCTTTTGCCCAGGTTAGAACTTGGAAGAACCATACTGAGCTCTCCCAACCCTCTTCCTGACAACCTGCATCAGTCTCTGGATTTATGTAGCTACTGTGAATCTGAGTCTCAAGATTGcttggcctctctgagcttcaactCCCCCATCTATAAAACGGATATAATCATTCCTGTCCTGCCCACTTCAAATGAGACACCAAATCAGGGAGATCAATCCATAGTCCTCTCCTGTTCCCAACACTCACCATGCTGAGCTCACCTTCCCTGACATCTGTCTCCTCAGCTGGACTACCagctccctggggcagggagctgtacacagcaggtgctcaacaaaaGCACCCTGCATTGTCCTGGGCCTCCTCAATGTGCTCACCATCACTTCCATGCACACAGACTCTGGAACAAGACtccaaattctggctctgccatctTCTATCTGTGTAGGCTTGGGCAACTTcacaactttcattttttttttccatctatgaAATAAGAGTTCAATAATCCATGCAAAGTGCCTGGCGCATAATAAGTATGAAATAAACCTTAAGTCTTCTTACTCCTATTGCTATATCCCAGCCTGGCAGAAAGAACTTTTGGGTGGGGATGTGGCACGAGCTCAAAGGCTTGGAGGTGAGCCCCTGGCAAAGCCTGGGCCCTGGTGGGCACTGTCCTATCTCAGAGGAgcaagaggcagggcaggggctctgcAAGTGAAGCCTAGGAAGAACCTGGGCCTGACGGTGGAGGGGCTGAGAAACAGCACCCTGCTTCCTGGGGCACCGGGGAAATGAGGGAAGAAATTTCAGGCCCTCTAGGAGCCTCCCCGAGTTCCCCCCAACCCTCAACACACATATCACTCTGTGAGTGGTACCCAGCCCCAGGGGCCTATGTTTCCTGCATGAAAGTGGTGGGGTGGGCTGGGTGCTTCCTGGTAGCCAGATAATCAGGGACGGGGGAGACTAAGGCTGATCCTGACCCAGGATAGTGGCAGGATCAGCCCACTCCGGGCCTCCTCTTCTTGTGCTGACTTAGGTCTGTGGCCATGCCCCAGAAGGTGCCCCTGGGCaagttttcttccttctctccctgctcctacctcttccttctcctccttccttctttgggCTCTGCTTAGAAGGTTGATTGGGTGAGGCAGGGAAGCAGATGAGCCCAAACCCCACAAtccagtcatgatctcggggtcaggGCTCAGGCTCAGTCCAGGGGGGCTCCTGGTCAGAGAGGACAGGTGTTCCCTGGAGACCACAGGCTAGGAGTGTGGGCCTGGCTGGGCTGGCAGTAGATGCAGACACACCCTGACAGCTGTCATCGGAGTGACAGGAAGCTCCCGTGGCGCTCTCCATGGTCCTGAGCTAGCCTGCGCTGACCAGGGTCCTAGCTCAGCCCTGGGAATGCCCTCCACCAGCCTCTCACCGGCCCCTGCCAACCTCCTCTGTGGTTCAGTGGCTCATGTCCTAATGgccactccccctgcccaccATCCTCTggcccccttccctgcctgcctcaTGACACCAGGACACCTGGTGTCCTCAGTTCTGGAACAGCCACAGGGCCCTCAACTCCTACAACTGGGAAAAGGGACCAGTTGTGGCCTGCATCCAGCAGCAAAAGGGTCCGACACCTACTAGGTGCTCAGGACGCCCTGGAAATGTCTATGGGGGAATTCCTGGAGGTCACACAGTCCACCTCGTCTCCACTCTTGGGCAGGAAATGGCCCCTCTACAACCCCAGCCTGGGAGCACCTTTGAATGCACCCTCATTTCTCCATCAATTAGTTCATCTGCTTGAAAGGACATCTTGATTTTGAGCTGAAGTGCTTGCCTCCATCCCATGTGACCCCAAGGCTCTGCCCATCTCCATGAGGAGGCAGGAGATGTATCTTTGCAGCAAAGTCTGCCTAAGACACAAGGTGGGCACAGTGGTTGCAATGTCAGATCTGAACATTGCCTCTGACCTACCTCTCATTATCCTACCTCtgctggcctcagtttcccttctctATAAAATAGACATATAACAAATGAGTCAATCCATGCAAAAGAAGAGTAACTGTGCCTAAGCATACAGTGGGTGCTCAGTGAGCATCGGCTTTCATTGTTACTGGAAATCAGGAAGATCTGGTTTAAGCCCCAGTGCTGTAATTTTactgtgtgcccttgggcaagttacttagcttctctggacctcagtctcAGATAGGGAAGGAAGATATCCCCTCCCTTGCAGTCCTGTGGGAGATCTGGATGAGCCGTGGTGTCAAaacatcctgcatggagcccagcacTTAGCAGATGCTCTAAAAATAcctgcttctttccttccatttggcTTTCCTGCCAGACAACCAAATGCAGATGACATGACTGAACATGCCAGGCCTTGCTCCTAGCCAACTTTGTTAAAGGACTGAGCCAATTGGAAGGCTGCTTACTACTGACTGGCACCCATCATCCTCCTGGGCATTCTCAGTGACTCATCTGGCTTTCAGAGCCCAGGGAATCTGGAGCCCCACAGAGGGtccaggctcctcccccagggTCTCAAGGGCCCTGGAGTAAGAATATTGTCCAAACCTTCACCCCAGGCCAGCGCCCCTGCCAAGTAACCATCTGGCCTCTGCTGGTCCAATTCTTAGCACCACCCATTCCA of the Vulpes lagopus strain Blue_001 chromosome 5, ASM1834538v1, whole genome shotgun sequence genome contains:
- the MGAT3 gene encoding beta-1,4-mannosyl-glycoprotein 4-beta-N-acetylglucosaminyltransferase isoform X2, which produces MWLALAWLIVTRVGAPWQGRCSCPGERWWCSRHGTVAQRMKMRRYKLFLMFCMAGLCLISFLHFFKTLSYVTFPRELASLSPNLVSSFFWNNAPVTPQASPEPGSPDLLRTPLYSHSPLLQPLSPSKATEELHRVDFVLPEDTTEYFVRTKAGGVCFKPGTKMLERPLSGRPEEKAEGADGSPARGPARHLLSTRERPGARGARRKWVECVCLPGWHGPSCGVPTVVQYSNLPTKERLVPREVPRRVINAININHEFDLLDVRFHELGDVVDAFVVCESNFTAYGEPRPLKFREMLTNGTFEYIRHKVLYVFLDHFPLGGRQDGWIADDYLRTFLTQDGVSRLRNLRPDDVFIIDDADEIPARDGVLFLKLYDGWTEPFAFHMRKSLYGFFWKQPGTLEVVSGCTVDMLQTVYGLDGIRLRRRQYYTMPNFRQYENRTGHILVQWSLGSPLHFAGWHCSWCFTPEGIYFKLVSAQNGDFPRWGDYEDKRDLNYIRSLIRTGGWFDGTQQEYPPADPSEHMYAPKYLLNNYAQFRYLLDNPYQEPKSTAEGGRRNRGPEGRPPARGKLDVVEG
- the MGAT3 gene encoding beta-1,4-mannosyl-glycoprotein 4-beta-N-acetylglucosaminyltransferase isoform X1 — encoded protein: MKMRRYKLFLMFCMAGLCLISFLHFFKTLSYVTFPRELASLSPNLVSSFFWNNAPVTPQASPEPGSPDLLRTPLYSHSPLLQPLSPSKATEELHRVDFVLPEDTTEYFVRTKAGGVCFKPGTKMLERPLSGRPEEKAEGADGSPARGPARHLLSTRERPGARGARRKWVECVCLPGWHGPSCGVPTVVQYSNLPTKERLVPREVPRRVINAININHEFDLLDVRFHELGDVVDAFVVCESNFTAYGEPRPLKFREMLTNGTFEYIRHKVLYVFLDHFPLGGRQDGWIADDYLRTFLTQDGVSRLRNLRPDDVFIIDDADEIPARDGVLFLKLYDGWTEPFAFHMRKSLYGFFWKQPGTLEVVSGCTVDMLQTVYGLDGIRLRRRQYYTMPNFRQYENRTGHILVQWSLGSPLHFAGWHCSWCFTPEGIYFKLVSAQNGDFPRWGDYEDKRDLNYIRSLIRTGGWFDGTQQEYPPADPSEHMYAPKYLLNNYAQFRYLLDNPYQEPKSTAEGGRRNRGPEGRPPARGKLDVVEG